One genomic segment of Occultella kanbiaonis includes these proteins:
- a CDS encoding PP2C family protein-serine/threonine phosphatase, producing MSFRYAVQTDLGTVRTNNEDSALGSPRLLVLADGMGGHAAGEVASSVAVRVFAEVEHSPGSDIPTQFLNAGRASRHALQGMSEADAMLESMGTTLIAVASDGEQLTIGHIGDSRVYCLHEGSLYQVTTDHTHVQRLIDQGQLTPERARTHPYRSMLLRSLDDQPGGADLDIIALTVTPGDRLLLCSDGLSDYLSAEHIGELLTRPDLAEAARGLINAALVLGTRDNVTVVVADVVTEPDGDSDPLEVAPVFAGAVTDGITLSPDAGSALSESLPTMIIDPANPAAGAQVRTPRPVTAGSTGTGDVDDTVDLDSDDGVTLLDRPTAAGDDLGPTDDQAAHDHDHHHEAAVADSPDPPPTEGDEPRVATPAVARSFEPPPTTTAAMSALPGILAGGAVLILVALLWIILG from the coding sequence GTGAGTTTCCGCTACGCCGTGCAGACCGACCTCGGGACCGTCCGGACGAACAACGAGGACTCCGCCCTCGGCAGCCCGCGGCTGCTGGTGCTCGCCGACGGCATGGGGGGGCACGCGGCCGGCGAGGTCGCCTCGAGCGTGGCCGTGCGGGTCTTCGCCGAGGTCGAGCACTCCCCCGGCTCGGACATCCCCACCCAGTTCCTGAACGCGGGACGGGCCTCCCGGCACGCGCTCCAGGGCATGTCCGAGGCCGACGCCATGCTCGAGTCGATGGGCACCACCCTGATCGCGGTGGCCAGCGACGGCGAGCAGCTGACCATCGGCCACATCGGGGACTCCCGCGTGTACTGCCTGCACGAGGGTTCGCTCTACCAGGTCACCACCGACCACACGCACGTGCAGCGGCTCATCGACCAGGGTCAGCTGACCCCGGAGCGAGCACGCACCCACCCCTACCGGTCGATGCTGCTCCGCTCCCTCGACGACCAGCCCGGCGGCGCCGACCTGGACATCATCGCCCTGACGGTGACCCCCGGGGATCGGCTGCTCCTGTGCAGCGACGGCCTCTCCGACTACCTGTCCGCGGAGCACATCGGTGAACTGCTGACCCGGCCGGACCTGGCCGAGGCGGCCCGTGGCCTGATCAACGCGGCGCTCGTGCTGGGGACCCGGGACAACGTCACCGTGGTGGTGGCCGACGTGGTCACCGAGCCCGACGGCGACAGCGACCCGCTCGAGGTGGCGCCGGTGTTCGCCGGTGCCGTCACCGACGGAATCACGCTCTCCCCGGACGCCGGCTCGGCCCTGAGCGAGTCGCTGCCGACCATGATCATCGATCCCGCGAACCCCGCGGCCGGCGCCCAGGTGCGCACGCCGCGGCCCGTGACGGCCGGGTCGACCGGGACCGGTGACGTCGACGACACGGTCGACCTCGACTCCGACGACGGCGTCACCCTGCTCGACCGCCCGACGGCCGCAGGCGACGACCTCGGCCCGACGGACGACCAGGCGGCCCACGACCACGACCACCACCACGAGGCGGCCGTGGCCGACTCGCCCGACCCACCCCCCACCGAGGGCGACGAGCCCCGGGTGGCAACCCCCGCCGTCGCCCGTTCCTTCGAACCACCCCCGACGACGACCGCCGCCATGTCGGCGCTGCCCGGCATCCTCGCCGGCGGCGCGGTGCTCATCCTCGTCGCGCTGCTCTGGATCATTCTCGGTTGA
- a CDS encoding Fur family transcriptional regulator: MIGSEAEELLRGASLRVTRPRVTVLTVIHEHPHQDAATIVGLVRERIGGCSTQAVYDVLKTLVDADLARRIDLPNSSARYEGLRWDDHQHAVCRRCGTLTDVHVAPGAIPLAVPQAPGFIIDAVEVTYWGICPACRAVGTSDPVAPRSEISHHH; encoded by the coding sequence GTGATCGGGTCCGAGGCGGAGGAGCTCCTGCGGGGGGCGTCACTGCGGGTGACGCGGCCGCGGGTGACCGTCCTGACGGTCATCCATGAGCACCCGCACCAGGACGCCGCGACGATCGTCGGGCTGGTCCGTGAGCGGATCGGCGGCTGCTCGACGCAGGCCGTCTACGACGTCCTGAAGACGCTCGTCGACGCGGATCTGGCGCGGCGGATCGATCTCCCGAACTCGTCGGCGCGCTACGAGGGGCTGCGTTGGGACGACCACCAGCACGCGGTCTGCCGGCGATGCGGCACGCTGACCGACGTCCACGTGGCGCCGGGCGCGATCCCACTCGCCGTTCCCCAGGCGCCCGGCTTCATCATCGACGCCGTCGAGGTCACCTACTGGGGCATCTGCCCCGCCTGCCGGGCCGTCGGCACCTCCGATCCGGTCGCGCCCCGCTCAGAGATTTCCCACCACCACTGA